In the genome of Bradyrhizobium arachidis, one region contains:
- a CDS encoding methylmalonyl-CoA mutase family protein, which produces MKTERLALALGFAPASRQDWHKLVDGVLKGAPFEKLIGRTYDDLRIEPIYLRAKDIALVDGRAPAAPWQIMQRIDHPDAVTANRQALHDLENGATGLALVFAGANCSRGFGLDQTAGAVAKALKDVHLDAGIGIELQIGTDGRKTAIHVAEYVKSVGLDPAVCDIRFGLDPLGACALSGRSPYTWEEIARNVASTIKGLVTLGFEGPFAASDGRIVHDAGGSEVQELAFVLACGVAYLHAMEAARIPLDQARSMIYARLTADADQFLTMAKFRALRLLWARIESACGVAPRPLFIAADTSWRMLTRRDPYVNMLRATLATFSAGIAGANAITVLPHTLALGLPDSFARRVARNTQLLLLEESNLAKVSDPAAGAGGIEALTTELCDAAWRSFQETENAGGIFAALQQGTLQAKITATRTARRANLAKRSDPLTGVSEFANLGEGAAAVLSVRPMALPPSFDQKFVFDALPPIRLAEPFELLRDKSDAILKLLGARPRVFLANLGTPTDFTARATFAKSFFEAGGIEAIDGAGFADPAELALAFTGSGAELACLCSSDKIYAERAEISAHALQQVGARHIYLAGLPSQSEAAFRRAGICSFIHVSCDALATLNAAYNRIQNPKVSG; this is translated from the coding sequence ATGAAAACCGAACGGTTGGCATTGGCATTGGGCTTTGCGCCTGCTTCACGCCAGGACTGGCACAAGCTCGTTGATGGCGTGCTAAAGGGAGCGCCGTTCGAAAAGCTGATTGGTAGGACGTACGACGACTTGAGAATCGAGCCGATTTATCTCCGAGCGAAAGACATTGCACTAGTCGACGGGCGGGCACCCGCGGCGCCTTGGCAGATCATGCAGCGCATCGATCATCCAGACGCGGTGACGGCCAATAGGCAGGCCCTTCACGATCTGGAGAATGGGGCGACGGGCCTGGCGCTCGTCTTTGCCGGCGCCAACTGCAGCCGCGGGTTCGGTCTCGATCAAACGGCAGGTGCCGTCGCCAAAGCTTTAAAGGACGTCCACCTTGATGCCGGCATCGGGATTGAACTCCAAATTGGTACAGACGGGCGTAAGACCGCGATCCATGTTGCGGAATATGTGAAGTCGGTCGGTCTCGATCCTGCCGTCTGCGACATTCGATTTGGGCTCGATCCCCTGGGCGCGTGCGCCCTAAGCGGACGCAGTCCATACACTTGGGAAGAAATCGCACGGAACGTTGCCAGCACGATCAAAGGGCTTGTAACGCTGGGGTTCGAGGGGCCGTTTGCCGCGAGCGACGGGCGTATCGTTCATGACGCCGGCGGCTCAGAAGTGCAGGAGCTTGCCTTTGTGCTCGCCTGCGGCGTGGCATATCTGCACGCTATGGAGGCGGCGCGCATTCCGCTGGATCAAGCGCGAAGTATGATCTATGCGCGACTCACTGCTGACGCCGACCAGTTTTTGACTATGGCTAAATTCCGCGCGTTGCGGCTCCTCTGGGCGCGCATCGAATCGGCGTGCGGTGTGGCGCCGAGGCCGCTGTTCATTGCGGCTGACACGTCCTGGCGCATGTTGACCCGGCGCGATCCCTACGTAAACATGTTGCGCGCTACCTTGGCAACATTCTCTGCGGGAATCGCCGGTGCCAATGCGATCACAGTTCTGCCGCACACGTTGGCGCTCGGCCTTCCAGACTCGTTTGCCCGGCGCGTGGCCCGCAACACGCAGCTTCTGCTGCTGGAGGAAAGCAATCTTGCCAAGGTTAGCGATCCTGCCGCAGGTGCTGGCGGCATTGAGGCGCTAACAACGGAGCTTTGCGACGCGGCCTGGAGGAGTTTTCAAGAGACTGAAAATGCGGGCGGCATTTTTGCCGCTCTACAGCAAGGAACGCTTCAGGCGAAGATCACAGCTACACGCACAGCGCGCCGTGCAAATCTCGCGAAACGCAGCGACCCGCTGACCGGAGTGAGCGAGTTCGCAAACCTTGGCGAAGGCGCAGCGGCGGTACTAAGCGTAAGACCGATGGCTCTTCCGCCTAGCTTTGATCAGAAATTCGTATTCGATGCACTGCCGCCGATCCGGCTTGCGGAACCCTTCGAATTGCTCCGCGATAAGTCCGATGCGATATTGAAGCTACTCGGCGCGCGGCCGCGAGTGTTTCTTGCTAATCTCGGCACACCGACCGACTTTACGGCCCGCGCGACATTCGCCAAGAGCTTCTTCGAAGCGGGAGGAATTGAGGCTATCGACGGCGCCGGCTTCGCCGACCCAGCCGAGCTTGCCCTCGCATTCACGGGATCTGGTGCCGAACTTGCCTGCCTTTGCTCCAGCGATAAGATCTATGCGGAGCGCGCCGAAATCTCCGCCCACGCGCTTCAGCAAGTCGGAGCTAGGCACATCTATTTGGCGGGACTTCCCTCTCAATCCGAGGCCGCGTTTCGGCGGGCTGGCATCTGCAGCTTTATTCACGTCAGTTGCGACGCCTTGGCAACGCTAAATGCCGCTTACAACCGGATCCAAAACCCGAAGGTTTCCGGATAA